From a single Solanum dulcamara chromosome 4, daSolDulc1.2, whole genome shotgun sequence genomic region:
- the LOC129884176 gene encoding uncharacterized protein LOC129884176 — protein NNNNNNNNNNNNNNNNNNNNNNNNNNNNNNNNNNNNNNNNNNNNNNNNNNNNNNNNNNNNNNNNNNNNNNNNNNNNNNNNNNNNNNNNNNNNNNNNNNNNNNNNNNNNNNNNNNNNNNNNNNNNNNNNNNNNNNNNNNNNNNNNNNNNNNNNNNNNNNNNNNNNNNNNNNNNNNNNNNNNNNNNNNNNNNNNNNNNNNNNNNNNNNNNNNNNNNNNNNNNNNNNNNNNNNNNNNNNNNNNNNNNNNNNNNNNNNNNNNNNNNNNNNNNNNNNNNNNNNNNNNNNNNNNNNNNNNNNSNNNNNNTTTNNNSNNNNSNNSNSNTTNSNNSNNNNNNNSNSNSNNSNNSNNNNNNNSNSNSNNSNNSNNNNNNNNNNNSNNSNNNNNNNNNNNNNNNNNNNNNNNNNNNNNNNNNNNNNNNNNNNNNNNNNNNNNNNNNNNNNNNSNNNNNNNNNNSNNNNNNNTNSNNSNNNNTNNSNSNNNNNNNSNNNNNNNNNNNSNNSNNNNNNNNNNNNNNNNNNNNNNNNNNNNNNNNNNNLFDFIKRPQKII, from the coding sequence aataataataataataataataataataataataataataataataataataataataataataataataataataataataataataataataataataataataataataataataataataataataataataataataataataataataataataataataataataataataataataataataataataataataataataataataataataataataataataataataataataataataataataataataataataataataataataataataataataataataataataataataataataataataataataataataataataataataataataataataataataataataataataataataataataataataataataataataataataataataataataataataataataataataataataataataataataataataataataataataataataataataataataataataataataataataataataataataataataataataataataataataataataataataataataataataataataataataataataataataataataataataataataataataataataataataataataataataataataataataataataataataataataataataataataataataataataataataataataataataataataataataataataataataataataataataataataataataataataataataataataataataataataataataataataataataataataataataataataataataataataataataataataataataataataataataataataataataatagtaataataataataataatactactactaataataatagtaataataataatagtaataatagtaatagtaatactactaatagtaataatagtaataataataataataataatagtaatagtaatagtaataatagtaataatagtaataataataataataataatagtaatagtaatagtaataatagtaataatagtaataataataataataataataataataataatagtaataatagtaataataataataataataataataataataataataataataataataataataataataataataataataataataataataataataataataataataataataataataataataataataataataataataataataataataataataataataataataataataataataataataatagtaataataataataataataataataataatagtaataataataataataataatactaatagtaataatagtaataataataatactaataatagtaatagtaataataataataataataatagtaataataataataataataataataataataatagtaataatagtaataataataataataataataataataataataataataataataataataataataataataataataataataataataataataataataataataataatcttttCGATTTTATCAAACGTcctcaaaagataatttaa